The Triticum aestivum cultivar Chinese Spring chromosome 3A, IWGSC CS RefSeq v2.1, whole genome shotgun sequence genome includes a region encoding these proteins:
- the LOC123056769 gene encoding uncharacterized protein, with protein MLGVSTGQLLVILGACSVMMKSSDMIKMARVAGRMTGRAVGRLMLYRRQMDDIFEQTAAKKINTELQDAMSKLQSIGYEVQNLSRITPGQFIKRQHNTESMTEAGTSDSSATQSGEFRDDIRSIIRDEIESFCRKNPDQFTRRLNNPDGIQNSEQTAEATQFDVTSKFAMTSKDMESANTSSTNLHSQAMMYSKLSVSPGIKMSSSMSVSNGEQFKESNGLLNVLPISAESAGLLPKYTGEPKGSDILLEAVLEAEVAENAKFFVSQPHDQLPKEYSGERLASLHVTDPRHDPSTNQRPPPPSYKALHPLPVSPQPIPQFPTSSPTVHRNPHLTSEAAAAAASMAPKAEKKPAAKKPAEEEPAAEKAPAAKKPKGEKRLPAGKTSAGKEGGEKKGGKKKAKKSVETYKIYIFKVLKQVHPDIGISSKAMSIMNSFINDIFEKLAGEAAKLARYNKKPTITSREIQTSVRLVLPGELAKHAVSEGTKAVTKFTSS; from the exons ATGCTGGGCGTCTCCACCGGCCAGCTTTTGGTCATCCTCGGGGCCTGCTCCGTGATGATGA AGTCCAGTGACATGATCAAGATGGCAAGGGTGGCAGGGAGGATGACCGGGAGAGCGGTCGGTCGCCTCATGCTCTACCGCCGGCAGATGGACGACATCTTCGAGCAGACTGCAGCGAAGAAG ATTAATACAGAGCTTCAAGATGCTATGTCAAAGTTACAATCAATTGGTTATGAAGTTCAGAACTTATCTAGAATAACTCCTGGCCAGTTTATCAAAAGGCAGCACAACACAG AGAGCATGACTGAAGCAGGAACATCTGATAGTTCTGCAACTCAG TCCGGAGAATTTCGTGATGATATTCGCAGTATAATTCGTGATGAAATTGAGAGCTTTTGTAGAAAAAATCCTGATCAATTTACCAGGAGGTTAAATAATCCTGACGGAATTCAGAACTCTG AACAAACAGCTGAAGCTACACAATTCGATGTAACTAGTAAATTTGCAATGACATCTAAG GACATGGAATCAGCGAATACAAGCTCTACAAATCTGCACAGCCAAGCAATGATGTATTCCAAGCTAAGTGTATCCCCAGGAATTAAGATGAGTTCTTCCATGAGTGTGAGTAATGGAGAACAATTCAAAGAGAGCAATGGACTGCTAAATGTACTCCCAATATCAGCTGAAAGTGCTGGATTGCTTCCGAAATACACAG GTGAGCCAAAAGGTTCAGATATACTCCTGGAGGCTGTGCTTGAAGCAGAGGTTGCAGAGAACGCTAAATTTTTCGTCTCCCAGCCTCATGATCAGTTGCCCAAGGAGT ACAGCGGCGAACGGCTGGCATCACTCCATGTCACCGATCCGCGGCACGACCCCTCCACCAATCAgcgcccacctcctccctcctatAAAGCTCTCCATCCCCTCCCCGTCTCGCCACAACCCATCCCCCAATTCCCCACCAGTTCTCCCACCGTCCACCGAAACCCCCACCTCACCTCcgaagcggcggcggcagcagcgtccATGGCGCCCAAGGCGGAGAAGAAGCCGGCGGCGAAGAAGCCCGCGGAGGAGGAGCCCGCGGCGGAGAAGGCCCCCGcggcgaagaagcccaagggcgagAAGCGGCTGCCGGCGGGGAAGACTTCCGCCGGCAAGGAGGGCGGCGAGAAGAAGggcgggaagaagaaggccaagaagagcgtggagacgtacaagatctacatcttcaaggtgctgaagcaggtgcacCCCGACATCGGCATCTCCTCCAAGGCCATGTCcatcatgaactccttcatcaacgaCATCTTCGAGAAGCTCGCCGGCGAGGCGGCCAAGCTCGCCCGCTACAACAAGAAGCCCACCATCACGTCCCGGGAGATCCAGACCTCCGTCCGCCTCGTCCTCCCCGGCGAGCTCGCCAAGCACGCCGTCTCCGAGGGCACCAAGGCCgtcaccaagttcacctcctcTTAG